One genomic segment of Spiroplasma endosymbiont of Poecilobothrus nobilitatus includes these proteins:
- a CDS encoding phosphopantothenoylcysteine decarboxylase: protein MHTVLTWTNCSLTTIVGDCDFPIYYEHVKANTNDEMLTAMLKTYKEQDIFIACAALNDYQVAVHIKGKISKRKNPQLAVSLLPNVDVLSELGKLKQQQILVGFSAQNNFDLDYAHQKLIDKNLDLIIINQINVMGADQNKIILLTKKGHQQIPGQNKIIIAKEILAAISELIKERTQ, encoded by the coding sequence TTGCATACTGTATTAACATGAACAAACTGTTCCTTAACAACAATTGTTGGTGATTGTGATTTTCCAATTTATTATGAGCATGTTAAAGCAAACACAAACGATGAAATGTTAACGGCAATGTTAAAAACGTATAAAGAACAAGACATTTTTATTGCATGTGCTGCTTTAAATGATTATCAAGTTGCGGTTCATATTAAAGGAAAAATTAGTAAGCGAAAAAATCCTCAACTTGCTGTGTCATTACTTCCTAATGTTGATGTCTTATCTGAATTAGGTAAGTTAAAACAGCAGCAAATTTTAGTTGGTTTTAGTGCTCAAAATAATTTTGATTTAGATTATGCTCACCAAAAGTTAATTGACAAAAATTTAGATTTAATTATTATCAATCAAATTAATGTTATGGGTGCTGATCAAAATAAAATCATTTTATTAACAAAAAAAGGGCATCAACAAATTCCTGGTCAAAACAAAATTATTATTGCAAAAGAAATTTTAGCAGCAATTAGTGAATTAATAAAGGAGCGAACACAATAA
- a CDS encoding IS1/IS1595 family N-terminal zinc-binding domain-containing protein, with protein MEKIIEELINSLTNDQFLEFHEKVKKEAELIKKQKRLNEIDQKFRDKGIKCPNCKSFYCVKNGHNPEGKQKYLCKKCRASFDAFRDHFTYWSHLNYEQWNLLIQISLLGQSSKMISRFIKTSPKTAWYNRQKIMKSKQLENTQLKFKTLNGQIQIDETFIKEIHKGNFKDKFDKKKFILIHFRPTLNVVFKWLLIAIIIFMLNQPTQNDYKNSELLKILINN; from the coding sequence ATGGAAAAAATAATTGAAGAATTAATAAATAGTTTAACAAATGATCAATTTTTAGAATTTCATGAAAAAGTCAAAAAAGAAGCAGAATTAATTAAAAAACAAAAACGCTTAAATGAAATTGATCAAAAATTTAGGGATAAAGGTATTAAATGTCCTAATTGTAAATCTTTTTATTGTGTTAAAAATGGTCATAATCCTGAAGGAAAACAAAAATATTTATGCAAAAAATGTCGTGCTAGTTTTGATGCTTTTCGTGATCATTTTACGTATTGAAGTCATTTAAATTATGAACAGTGAAATTTATTGATTCAAATTTCATTATTAGGCCAATCTAGTAAAATGATTTCCCGCTTTATTAAAACATCACCGAAAACCGCTTGATATAATCGCCAAAAAATAATGAAATCAAAACAATTAGAAAACACCCAATTAAAATTTAAAACTTTAAATGGCCAAATTCAAATCGATGAAACATTTATTAAAGAAATCCACAAAGGTAATTTTAAAGATAAATTTGATAAAAAAAAATTCATCTTGATTCATTTTCGACCAACACTAAATGTTGTGTTCAAATGGCTGTTGATAGCAATAATAATATTTATGTTAAATCAACCAACACAAAACGATTACAAAAACAGTGAATTATTGAAAATATTAATAAACAATTAA
- a CDS encoding IS1/IS1595 family N-terminal zinc-binding domain-containing protein, with protein sequence MRDKGIKCPNCQSFYCVKNGHNPEGKQKYLCKKCRASFDAFRDHFTYWSHLNYEQWNLLIQISLLGQSSKMISHWNGNTF encoded by the coding sequence ATTAGGGATAAAGGTATTAAATGTCCTAATTGTCAATCTTTTTATTGTGTTAAAAATGGTCATAATCCTGAAGGAAAACAAAAATATTTATGCAAAAAATGTCGTGCTAGTTTTGATGCTTTTCGTGATCATTTTACGTATTGAAGTCATTTAAATTATGAACAGTGAAATTTATTGATTCAAATTTCATTATTAGGGCAATCTAGTAAAATGATTTCCCACTGGAATGGCAACACTTTTTAG
- a CDS encoding DDE-type integrase/transposase/recombinase translates to MWKGERYYQSTIIDGYTKKIVDVKWSKYNDNKLVMDNLNDAINKIKLIKKDLNGIIIHSDHGYQYTSTIYHDKCLSNGIIISMGKKYHCADNIVIESFHSLLKKATIHNKIYNSHEEYIQDVIKWNTWYSNRKEKDIIKKIVNTFY, encoded by the coding sequence ATTTGAAAAGGAGAAAGATATTATCAATCAACAATTATTGATGGATATACTAAAAAAATAGTTGATGTAAAGTGATCTAAATATAATGACAATAAATTAGTAATGGATAATTTAAATGATGCAATTAATAAAATAAAATTAATAAAAAAAGATCTGAATGGAATAATAATTCACTCAGATCACGGATATCAATATACATCCACTATTTATCACGATAAATGTTTATCTAACGGTATTATAATTTCAATGGGGAAAAAATACCACTGTGCAGATAATATTGTTATAGAAAGTTTTCATTCATTACTTAAGAAAGCTACAATCCATAATAAAATATATAATTCACATGAAGAATATATACAAGATGTTATAAAATGAAATACATGATATTCAAATCGTAAAGAAAAAGATATAATTAAAAAAATAGTAAATACTTTTTATTAG
- a CDS encoding prolipoprotein diacylglyceryl transferase — MNSLLLTSGPPNPGLIMPSNTPHNILATYGGWIHMYAFFITIGMICSVLACFIRLKLKKVPIEPLIWSIFAIIPFSLFGASFFGKFNNDVNHPWILEPGDVPFWSLFAFWKAGMSIHGGVLFGTITGLIVFGIVGRKAKVSLWVYTDCIIPNILLGQVLGRWGNFFNHELLGSVTSYDSLRWLPAFIRDNLWQWDGLSPETNNLGEIVFRQPIFLYESFFNFLAWLFITFFIPVVGQLFSKKPWKKDPKEYPFDLKYNFIHFFNRKYLKPDKMTWKEVLDKAYFNYVPNQKQLDEMAKRSGQIDSSKKQTGFTNRIKKWWHNDSAALTKLNNPGRYAITRSGVQTGFYFFLWNLIRFILETQRDNDTSLFIKNHRTLDYTVLILIALIGLGLAIYAQWGAPKKFRKNGFMYEKEYVDFHSLQTWKFEKYLNNNIIIGEDNYVNKLPVVIKTKVMEFLGYQGEPFEKYFKLKYVKINQQEGNKHEVINYSFKIVALPAKNNKFIDELVVNQTFKFNLSKILQQTTLILSKPYDNNYFTLTKKQLGLLLNDIIHTPEKASEIKTSWYQFYPHINEQKITIFNLDFNDLIAFDELKINPKAKKIEISKFQFKENQFYYFNKKISFKLKWE, encoded by the coding sequence ATGAACAGTTTATTATTAACAAGCGGACCACCAAATCCAGGATTAATTATGCCAAGTAATACGCCACATAATATTTTGGCAACATATGGCGGATGAATTCATATGTATGCTTTTTTTATTACAATAGGAATGATTTGTTCGGTTTTAGCCTGTTTTATTCGACTAAAATTAAAAAAGGTTCCAATTGAACCATTAATTTGATCAATTTTTGCTATTATTCCATTTTCATTATTTGGAGCTAGTTTTTTTGGAAAATTTAATAATGATGTTAATCATCCTTGAATATTAGAACCAGGTGATGTTCCATTTTGGTCTTTATTTGCGTTTTGAAAAGCCGGGATGAGTATTCATGGTGGTGTTTTGTTTGGAACAATTACTGGCTTAATTGTTTTTGGCATTGTTGGTCGAAAAGCAAAAGTTTCACTTTGAGTTTATACTGATTGTATTATTCCAAATATTTTATTAGGACAAGTATTAGGCCGTTGAGGTAATTTTTTTAATCATGAATTATTAGGAAGTGTTACTTCATATGATTCATTACGTTGATTACCAGCTTTTATTCGTGATAACTTATGGCAGTGAGATGGTTTATCACCAGAAACAAATAACCTTGGTGAAATTGTCTTTCGTCAACCGATCTTTTTATATGAATCATTCTTTAATTTCTTAGCATGATTATTTATTACTTTTTTTATTCCTGTTGTTGGACAATTATTTAGTAAAAAACCATGAAAAAAAGATCCTAAAGAATATCCTTTTGATTTAAAATATAATTTTATTCATTTTTTTAATCGAAAATATCTTAAACCTGATAAAATGACTTGAAAAGAAGTTTTGGATAAAGCATATTTTAACTATGTACCAAACCAAAAGCAATTAGACGAAATGGCTAAAAGAAGTGGGCAAATAGATAGTTCAAAAAAACAAACTGGTTTTACCAATAGAATTAAAAAATGATGACATAATGATAGTGCTGCATTAACAAAATTAAATAATCCGGGGCGTTATGCAATCACACGTAGCGGGGTGCAAACTGGTTTTTATTTCTTTTTATGAAATTTGATTCGTTTTATTTTAGAAACACAACGTGATAATGACACAAGTTTATTTATTAAAAATCATCGTACGCTAGATTATACGGTCTTAATTTTAATTGCCCTAATTGGTTTAGGATTAGCAATTTATGCGCAATGAGGAGCGCCGAAAAAATTTCGTAAAAATGGATTTATGTATGAAAAAGAATATGTTGATTTTCATAGTTTGCAAACATGAAAATTTGAAAAATATTTAAATAATAATATTATTATTGGCGAAGATAATTATGTTAATAAATTACCAGTAGTCATTAAGACAAAAGTTATGGAATTCTTAGGATATCAAGGTGAACCTTTTGAAAAATATTTTAAATTAAAATATGTTAAAATAAATCAACAAGAAGGAAACAAGCACGAAGTTATTAATTATAGTTTTAAAATAGTTGCTTTACCAGCAAAAAATAATAAATTTATCGATGAATTAGTTGTTAATCAAACTTTTAAATTTAATTTAAGTAAAATTTTACAACAAACAACATTAATCTTATCAAAACCTTATGATAATAATTATTTTACCTTAACGAAAAAACAATTGGGATTATTATTAAATGATATTATTCATACTCCTGAAAAGGCGAGTGAAATTAAAACGAGTTGGTATCAATTTTATCCTCATATTAATGAACAAAAAATAACAATTTTTAATCTTGATTTTAATGATTTAATTGCTTTTGATGAATTAAAAATTAATCCAAAGGCTAAAAAAATTGAAATATCAAAATTCCAATTTAAAGAAAATCAATTTTATTACTTTAATAAAAAAATTTCTTTTAAATTAAAATGAGAATAA
- a CDS encoding IS3 family transposase, protein MFNREIIGYSAGPNKTAELVQQAFHKITRPLNQINLFHTDRGNEFKNKIIDEILITFNIKRSLSNKVCPYDNAVAETTYKTFKTEFIKGKKFKNLTQLKYELFFVHWYNNIRIHGSLNYLSPVTFRKQMSI, encoded by the coding sequence TTGTTTAATCGTGAAATAATTGGTTATAGTGCTGGGCCGAATAAAACAGCCGAACTGGTCCAACAAGCTTTTCATAAAATAACACGACCATTAAATCAAATAAATCTATTTCATACTGATCGTGGTAATGAGTTTAAAAATAAAATCATTGATGAAATTTTAATAACTTTTAATATTAAAAGATCATTAAGCAATAAAGTCTGCCCTTATGATAATGCTGTGGCTGAAACAACTTACAAAACTTTTAAAACTGAATTTATTAAGGGTAAAAAATTTAAAAATTTAACACAATTAAAATACGAACTTTTTTTTGTGCATTGATATAACAATATTCGAATTCATGGCAGTTTAAATTATTTATCTCCAGTTACTTTTAGAAAACAAATGTCTATATAA
- a CDS encoding DDE-type integrase/transposase/recombinase produces MIKNNLVSKYTKLKYHNHKTTVNNDQINNILNRQFNNKKPNEVIVSDLTYVQVGAKWHYICLLIDLFNREIIGYSAGPNKTAELVQQAFHKITRPLNQITLFHTDRGNKFKNKIIDEILITFNIKR; encoded by the coding sequence ATGATCAAAAATAATTTGGTTTCTAAATACACCAAATTAAAATATCATAATCATAAAACAACAGTCAATAATGACCAAATTAATAATATTTTAAATCGTCAATTTAACAACAAAAAACCTAATGAAGTTATTGTTAGTGATTTAACATATGTTCAAGTTGGCGCTAAATGACATTATATTTGTTTATTAATTGACTTGTTTAATCGTGAAATAATTGGTTATAGTGCTGGGCCGAATAAAACAGCCGAACTGGTCCAACAAGCTTTTCATAAAATAACACGACCATTAAATCAAATAACTCTATTTCATACTGATCGTGGTAATAAGTTTAAAAATAAAATCATTGATGAAATTTTAATAACTTTTAATATTAAAAGATAA
- a CDS encoding type III pantothenate kinase — translation MKLLVDIGNTAIKFAILNSQKKIIVFLKMSSSELVAEKNFRQKIITGLSTIKLVLKDLTLLALSSVRPMWDDLFYQLAEDLKIPFYQVKKNLFTDRLKTDIPNLRNLGADLIVGSYATLALFTKQDIILVNMGTATTISLLKQGILLGTIIMPGLETAAEALFERAQLLQKFDFSYDNAILGKNTKQAINIGLVNGHLLAITAFVNQLATEAIKPQVILTGGNALYIKKLVNYNYDKDLLFKGLVTILQDNKLL, via the coding sequence ATGAAATTATTAGTTGATATTGGTAATACAGCAATTAAATTTGCAATTCTTAATTCTCAAAAAAAGATTATTGTTTTTTTAAAAATGTCTAGTAGCGAATTAGTTGCTGAAAAGAATTTTCGGCAAAAAATAATAACTGGTTTAAGTACAATAAAATTAGTTTTAAAAGATCTTACATTATTAGCTTTATCTTCTGTTCGTCCAATGTGAGATGATTTATTTTATCAATTGGCTGAAGATTTAAAAATTCCTTTTTATCAAGTTAAAAAAAATTTGTTTACTGATCGGTTAAAAACAGACATTCCTAATCTTCGTAATCTTGGTGCTGATTTAATTGTTGGTTCATATGCAACATTAGCTTTATTTACTAAACAAGATATTATTTTAGTTAATATGGGAACAGCAACAACAATTTCATTACTAAAACAAGGAATTCTCTTAGGAACAATTATTATGCCAGGTTTAGAAACAGCAGCAGAAGCTTTATTTGAACGTGCACAATTATTACAAAAATTTGATTTTTCTTATGACAATGCGATTTTAGGAAAAAATACTAAACAAGCAATCAATATTGGATTAGTCAATGGTCATTTATTAGCAATTACTGCTTTTGTTAACCAACTTGCAACTGAAGCAATAAAACCACAAGTAATTTTAACAGGAGGTAATGCTCTTTACATTAAAAAATTAGTTAATTACAATTATGATAAAGATTTACTTTTTAAAGGGCTAGTTACCATTTTACAAGATAATAAATTATTATAA
- a CDS encoding IS3 family transposase has protein sequence MHWYNNIRIHGSLNYLSPVTFRKQMSI, from the coding sequence GTGCATTGATATAACAATATTCGAATTCATGGCAGTTTAAATTATTTATCTCCAGTTACTTTTAGAAAACAAATGTCTATATAA
- the rny gene encoding ribonuclease Y, whose protein sequence is MQTHIWVIILIAVAIGSYFLGYLFEKYLKFKLIKKTKLKIKQAEDKAKKIIKAAKADGRVEAAQIRQEMKDELTHKREEFLLTEKFLVDRERLIVEREEVLNGKEQELFHKKEELQGKINYYQEMVERNLHQLEKVAGYSIEEAKDVLFKEISDRYQKEIGEFLRNAENTAKINAKQTAINIITTAIEHYAAKVGAEKTITSIYLEDDNMKGRIIGKDGRNIRTFEIAAGVDLIIDDTPNVVQISSFNPIRREIAKKTLEKLLLDGRIQPTRIEETIKLEQEEIEMTILEAGKEIAAELAIDNLDIELIRHLGILKYRTSYGQNVLLHSVEVAKLAAIMAGELGLDPAIAMRAGLLHDIGKAVDFENEGSHVTLGVQIAIKCNEHPIIINAIASHHGEVPVTNPYSVLVSAADTLSAARPGSRNNTLENYIARMNELEKICQTVHGVQSAYVLQAGRQIRVIVNPIINDDARTHKIALDIKEKIKQAKAIPGDIVITVIRELRVTETVV, encoded by the coding sequence ATGCAAACACACATATGAGTAATTATCCTTATTGCTGTTGCAATAGGTTCTTACTTTCTTGGATATTTATTTGAAAAATATTTAAAATTTAAATTAATCAAAAAAACAAAATTAAAAATTAAACAAGCAGAAGATAAAGCGAAAAAAATTATTAAGGCCGCTAAAGCAGATGGGCGCGTTGAAGCAGCACAAATTAGGCAAGAAATGAAAGATGAATTAACTCACAAACGTGAAGAATTTTTATTGACCGAAAAATTTTTAGTAGATAGAGAACGTTTAATTGTTGAGAGAGAAGAAGTATTAAATGGCAAAGAGCAAGAATTGTTTCACAAGAAAGAAGAATTGCAAGGAAAGATTAACTATTATCAAGAAATGGTAGAACGGAATCTTCATCAACTTGAAAAAGTTGCCGGATATTCAATTGAAGAAGCAAAAGATGTTCTTTTTAAAGAAATAAGTGATCGGTATCAAAAGGAAATTGGTGAATTTTTACGAAATGCTGAAAATACTGCAAAAATTAATGCCAAACAAACAGCCATTAACATTATTACTACTGCAATTGAACATTATGCAGCAAAAGTTGGGGCAGAAAAAACAATAACTTCAATTTATTTAGAAGATGATAATATGAAAGGACGAATTATTGGAAAAGATGGACGTAATATTCGTACATTTGAAATAGCGGCAGGGGTTGATTTAATTATTGATGATACACCTAATGTTGTACAAATTTCATCTTTTAACCCAATTCGCCGGGAAATTGCAAAAAAAACTTTAGAAAAATTATTACTTGATGGCCGAATTCAGCCAACACGAATTGAAGAAACAATCAAATTAGAACAAGAAGAAATCGAAATGACAATTCTTGAAGCAGGAAAAGAAATTGCGGCTGAATTAGCAATTGATAATTTAGATATTGAATTAATTCGTCACTTAGGAATTTTAAAATATCGAACTAGTTATGGCCAAAATGTCTTGTTACATTCTGTCGAAGTAGCAAAATTAGCAGCAATAATGGCTGGTGAACTGGGGTTAGACCCTGCAATTGCAATGCGCGCCGGATTATTACACGATATTGGAAAAGCGGTTGATTTTGAAAATGAAGGAAGTCATGTTACTTTAGGTGTTCAAATTGCAATAAAATGTAATGAACATCCAATTATTATTAATGCAATCGCTTCGCATCATGGCGAAGTACCAGTAACTAATCCTTATTCTGTTTTAGTATCAGCTGCTGATACGTTGTCAGCTGCTCGTCCAGGTAGTCGCAATAATACTCTTGAAAATTATATTGCTCGAATGAATGAGTTAGAAAAAATTTGTCAAACAGTCCATGGTGTCCAATCAGCTTATGTTTTACAAGCAGGACGACAAATTCGAGTTATTGTTAATCCAATTATTAATGATGACGCTCGTACTCATAAAATTGCGCTTGATATTAAGGAAAAAATTAAACAAGCAAAAGCAATTCCTGGTGATATTGTTATTACAGTTATCCGCGAATTGCGAGTTACGGAAACTGTTGTTTAA
- a CDS encoding ferritin yields MLTNDIEKDLQHYIDEHIKIQFFCYNLSSAADKLGFPGFSHYFQVQAQDEVLHQRRIINFVLDRDGHYQIKNIAEEYKDIKNIIELMETYQTKRAYFAELTNKLAQHANKVGDLVTYKFYDWFIIDFYEELAEVKDIIEWIKMSNNSYYKIDRKMGEKEEPDTLTVIDPFSPRA; encoded by the coding sequence ATGTTAACAAACGACATTGAAAAAGATTTACAACATTATATTGATGAACACATTAAAATACAATTCTTTTGCTATAATTTAAGTTCAGCCGCTGATAAGTTAGGGTTTCCTGGCTTTAGCCATTATTTCCAAGTTCAAGCACAAGATGAAGTTTTACATCAACGTCGAATTATAAATTTTGTTTTAGACCGTGATGGACATTATCAAATTAAAAATATTGCTGAAGAATATAAAGATATTAAAAATATTATTGAATTAATGGAAACCTATCAAACAAAACGAGCATATTTTGCTGAATTAACAAATAAATTAGCACAGCATGCCAATAAAGTTGGTGATTTAGTTACTTATAAATTTTATGATTGATTTATTATTGACTTTTATGAAGAATTAGCTGAAGTAAAAGATATTATTGAATGAATTAAAATGTCAAATAATAGTTATTATAAAATTGATCGAAAAATGGGAGAAAAAGAAGAACCAGATACTTTAACAGTTATTGACCCTTTTAGTCCCCGTGCATAA
- a CDS encoding transposase, producing MIGYDVSLHKNAKLVEISFNKLQFSLSNIKIFHTDQGSEFNNNLIIYNLLVKNGIQKSYSKPGCHYDNAVAESTYKIFKTEFIKNNKFKNVEQFKLELFDYINWYNNIRIHSKLNYLTPVQYRNYYST from the coding sequence ATTATTGGTTATGATGTTAGTTTACACAAAAATGCCAAATTAGTTGAAATCAGCTTTAATAAACTTCAATTTTCATTAAGCAATATTAAAATATTTCACACTGATCAAGGCAGTGAATTCAATAATAATCTTATTATTTATAACCTGTTAGTTAAAAATGGGATTCAAAAATCTTACAGTAAACCAGGTTGTCATTATGACAATGCTGTTGCGGAATCAACATACAAAATTTTTAAAACTGAATTTATTAAAAATAATAAATTTAAAAACGTTGAGCAGTTTAAATTAGAATTATTTGATTACATTAATTGGTACAATAATATTCGAATTCATAGCAAACTAAATTATTTAACACCAGTGCAATACAGAAATTATTATTCTACATAA
- a CDS encoding IS3 family transposase (programmed frameshift), whose product MLYKNDKSVINLGQEYNLPKPTIYSWVKNYNNSGSFKAKDNRTLEENEIITLRKELKDLKMENDIFKASRTDNRQKITIINNNKTKYSVRKICKILGLSKSTYYYQNNKCINKQVNNYEQEIISAFNKSRKIYGARKIKVILNRKDIILSRRKIRFFMIKNNLVSKYTKLKYHNHKTTVNNDQINNILNRQFNNKKPNEVIVSDLTYVQVCAKWHYICLLIDLFNREIIGYSAGSNKTAELVQQAFHKITRPLNQITLFHTDRGNEFKNKIIDEILITFNIKRSLSNKVCPYDNAVAETTYKTFKTEFIKGKKFKNLTQLKYELFDFVHWYNNIRIHGSLNYLSPVTFRKQMSI is encoded by the exons ATGCTATATAAAAATGATAAAAGTGTTATTAATCTAGGGCAAGAATATAATTTACCAAAACCAACTATTTATAGTTGAGTTAAAAATTATAATAATTCTGGTTCATTTAAAGCAAAAGACAATCGCACACTAGAAGAAAATGAAATAATAACTTTGCGAAAAGAACTTAAAGACTTGAAAATGGAAAATGACATTT TTAAAGCAAGCCGCACTGATAATCGCCAAAAAATAACAATAATTAATAACAACAAAACAAAATATTCAGTAAGAAAAATATGTAAGATTTTGGGTTTATCAAAATCAACGTATTATTATCAAAATAATAAATGTATTAACAAGCAAGTTAATAATTATGAACAAGAAATTATCAGTGCCTTTAATAAAAGTCGCAAAATTTATGGGGCTCGCAAAATTAAAGTTATTTTAAACAGAAAAGATATCATCTTATCGCGGCGAAAAATCAGATTCTTTATGATCAAAAATAATTTGGTTTCTAAATACACCAAATTAAAATATCATAATCATAAAACAACAGTCAATAATGACCAAATTAATAATATTTTAAATCGTCAATTTAACAACAAAAAACCTAATGAAGTTATTGTTAGTGATTTAACATATGTTCAAGTTTGCGCTAAATGACATTATATTTGTTTATTAATTGACTTGTTTAATCGTGAAATAATTGGTTATAGTGCTGGGTCGAATAAAACAGCCGAACTGGTCCAACAAGCTTTTCATAAAATAACACGACCATTAAATCAAATAACTCTATTTCATACTGATCGTGGTAATGAGTTTAAAAATAAAATCATTGATGAAATTTTAATAACTTTTAATATTAAAAGATCATTAAGCAATAAAGTCTGCCCTTATGATAATGCTGTGGCTGAAACAACTTACAAAACTTTTAAAACTGAATTTATTAAGGGTAAAAAATTTAAAAATTTAACACAATTAAAATACGAACTTTTTGATTTTGTGCATTGATATAACAATATTCGAATTCATGGCAGTTTAAATTATTTATCTCCAGTTACTTTTAGAAAACAAATGTCTATATAA
- a CDS encoding IS1/IS1595 family N-terminal zinc-binding domain-containing protein produces MEKIIEELINSLTDDQFLEFHEKVKKEAELIKKQKRLNEIDKKFRDKGIKCHNCQSFYCVKNGHNPEGKQKYLCKKCRASFDAFRDHFTYWSHLNYEQWNLLIQISLLGQSSKMISHFIKTSPKTAWYNRQKIMKSKQLENTQLKFKTLNSQIQIDETFIKEIHKGNFKDKFDKRKIHLDSFSTNTKCCVKMAVDSNNNIYVKSTNTKRLQKQWIIENINKQLIKENSIIISDKQPLYLLVAKQTNYILLATKTSTNPDASYRKLNKISKLQSNLKESLIHYHGLGFTNIQNYLNLWKWKYQHKGLTPNQQSSVLYFNV; encoded by the coding sequence ATGGAAAAAATAATTGAAGAATTAATAAATAGTTTAACAGATGATCAATTTTTAGAATTTCATGAAAAAGTCAAAAAAGAAGCAGAATTAATTAAAAAACAAAAACGCTTAAATGAAATTGACAAAAAATTTAGGGATAAAGGTATTAAATGTCATAATTGTCAATCTTTTTATTGTGTTAAAAATGGTCATAATCCTGAAGGAAAACAAAAATATTTATGCAAAAAATGTCGTGCTAGTTTTGATGCTTTTCGTGATCATTTTACGTATTGAAGTCATTTAAATTATGAACAGTGAAATTTATTGATTCAAATTTCATTATTAGGCCAATCTAGTAAAATGATTTCCCACTTTATTAAAACATCACCGAAAACCGCTTGATATAATCGCCAAAAAATAATGAAATCAAAACAATTAGAAAACACCCAATTAAAATTTAAAACGTTAAATAGCCAAATTCAAATCGATGAAACATTTATTAAAGAAATCCACAAAGGTAATTTTAAAGATAAATTTGATAAAAGAAAAATTCATCTTGATTCATTTTCAACCAACACTAAATGTTGTGTTAAAATGGCTGTTGACAGCAATAATAATATTTATGTTAAATCAACCAACACAAAACGATTACAAAAACAGTGAATTATTGAAAATATTAATAAACAATTAATCAAAGAAAATTCAATTATTATTTCTGACAAACAACCATTATATTTATTAGTAGCAAAACAAACAAATTATATTTTATTAGCAACTAAAACTAGTACAAATCCTGATGCTAGTTATCGAAAGTTAAATAAAATTAGTAAATTACAATCAAATCTTAAAGAATCATTAATTCATTATCATGGCTTAGGTTTCACGAACATTCAAAATTATTTAAATCTCTGAAAATGAAAATACCAGCATAAAGGTTTAACGCCAAACCAACAATCATCGGTATTATATTTTAACGTATAA